TTTTGTCGGCTGATTCACTACGGTATGATAAAATCGGATACAAAATAAATGGTGAATCACTTACACCAAATATTGACTCCTTCAAAAACGAATCTTTTCAATTTCATGACCACCATACAACGATTCCTCGAACCTTTCCAAGTTGGACCGATACACTCACTGGAAAATATGCGATGGATCACAAAATCCGAGATATGTTCCCATCTCCTGACGAAAAACAAAGGATTGGTTCTTCTCGGTATCCCACACTCCAACAAATTCTAAAAAAAATTGGGTATGATCACTTCGCAATAGGTAGTTTTGCGGCAGATATTTTTCCAAGGGCAAACTTTGGTTTTGATGCCGTGTTTGCTCCAAATTTCAATGCACGCATCATGACAATGCAAAGGACAGCTGAAACTCAAATTTTAGTTTTGCCTTTCCTACTTGGATCTTGGTTTTCAGGTGGAATGTATTTAGAGGAATTGGATGGTCTTTCCACATGGGGAGATGGAGACAGATTGTTGCATCGATTTCGTTCCATCGTAAAAGAAAGAAATTTTTCTCCGTATTCAATCACCTATTTTTCCAGCGTAATTCATTTTCCTTATACACCAGCGTACCCACATTACAAACGTTTTACGAACCATGACTATTATGGAAAATATAAGTATTTAAAGTTTGTGGATCCAACCGAATCAAACCTCCCTAACAAGGCCGAAATCTCTCAAATTCGTAGCTTATTTGATAGCGCAGTTTATGCATTCGATCAAGAGTTTGGTGAAATGGTTGGTTTTTTAAAAGAAAAAGGGATTTATGATGATGCCATCATCATTCTAACAGCAGACCATGGAGAAGCTTTGTATGAAGATGTCCACGGCCAAGGGCATGGGGAACACCTTCGGGGTGAATCTGTAACCCATGTTCCTTTTATGATTAAATTTCCCAAATCTGATTTCAAAAATATTGAAGAAGAGAATTTTTATGGAATCACTTCAAGTGTGGACTTAGTGCCAACGATGATGGATTATTTTAAAATACAATTACAATCAGAATACCCAGGAAAATCCCTATTGCCAATACTTGGGGAAAAATCCTGGAAAGAAGAACGTTTTGTATATGCGGAAACTGGAATTTGGTTTTCGGATAGGGGTGATCATTTTTTCCAAAAACAAAGAATCCCTTATCCTAATATTCTTTCTCTTCACCAAGTAGTACCTGAAGAAGACTACCAAATCATGATCACAGATCCTATGTATCGAGAAACCATTGCTTTTTCCAAACACCGTAGTATACAAAATTCAAATTACAAATTGATCTACATTCCTACCAGAGAAGGTGTTAAGTTTGAGATGTATGATCGTATCAAAGATCCATTGAATCAAAATAATTTATATCCGAACCATCCAATGGCTTCCAAAATGAAAGAAGTATTGTACAAAACTGTTGTAAAATGGGAAAACGCCTCCCTTGCGGGAGAATATTTAATTCCAAGTTCTATATCTGACATCAATGAAAACTAATAAGAAAAAAAGAGGAAACTATGCCGCAACGTAACGACTTAAAATCAATTTTGATCATCGGCTCCGGACCAATCGTCATCGGGCAGGCATGTGAATTTGACTATTCAGGTACCCAAGCCACAAAAGCTCTGCGGGAAAAAGGAATTCGAGTCATCTTAGTGAATTCCAATCCTGCTACGATTATGACCGACCCTGATCTCGCAGAT
The sequence above is a segment of the Leptospira sp. WS39.C2 genome. Coding sequences within it:
- a CDS encoding sulfatase, with product MGPNQAPLFPIRIFKISLYYSVFFYLFFLIFNTSFTIMGVDVGDFLKQYLGAFFGVYLTTTFKVFSVSLFLNTTLFTLVHLGFYFVTRKETKWFLLVGTVFLIQSLALFQSMIKFPQIYGEFFFFRYPSFAPFLYFLTDHISPNFLSIILALVCLVFLGILVINVYLYKTKESFFALIYVLVLTFVHIHGLYWIGILFLSLVLWQRDRYQNIHIKTYGFLFGFLMFLFILPNVWLTISSFRHSKENGKPPIFILSADSLRYDKIGYKINGESLTPNIDSFKNESFQFHDHHTTIPRTFPSWTDTLTGKYAMDHKIRDMFPSPDEKQRIGSSRYPTLQQILKKIGYDHFAIGSFAADIFPRANFGFDAVFAPNFNARIMTMQRTAETQILVLPFLLGSWFSGGMYLEELDGLSTWGDGDRLLHRFRSIVKERNFSPYSITYFSSVIHFPYTPAYPHYKRFTNHDYYGKYKYLKFVDPTESNLPNKAEISQIRSLFDSAVYAFDQEFGEMVGFLKEKGIYDDAIIILTADHGEALYEDVHGQGHGEHLRGESVTHVPFMIKFPKSDFKNIEEENFYGITSSVDLVPTMMDYFKIQLQSEYPGKSLLPILGEKSWKEERFVYAETGIWFSDRGDHFFQKQRIPYPNILSLHQVVPEEDYQIMITDPMYRETIAFSKHRSIQNSNYKLIYIPTREGVKFEMYDRIKDPLNQNNLYPNHPMASKMKEVLYKTVVKWENASLAGEYLIPSSISDINEN